The Vicinamibacterales bacterium genome has a segment encoding these proteins:
- a CDS encoding DGQHR domain-containing protein: protein MISVAAIRMQQFGVQFYQASLTASDIDKLVRFEVLSYQDQGQAGVRGKKKGAQSKINWDLLERRIASNEKAYQRQIIRKKIDELVQYYEQCRQARDLPSIPGAVIISCDEKLSFEPSESGSSLGRLKVPEREGILRAIDGQHRLLALHADIDRFGDEPFTVPAIIFDRVPEDHIVQMFVTINAKHTRLNASHLVSLSGRQLYRDESLAAAHDVVRALNDREESPLHGDIKLLGVGKGRVGQAPLAQELKKLFADEAALGGARKSQEFREESKKFFVNYLKQIASIFESAWNGRKYSIKSATALRAFIRVAPDVLQKIDQQHADRTDFRAIGRVISPWGRRIGALRFETDGAWKRQGTTVDNLTKELRLALQYPEGAAG, encoded by the coding sequence ATGATCAGCGTAGCCGCTATCCGGATGCAGCAGTTCGGCGTGCAATTCTATCAGGCGTCCCTGACAGCCAGTGACATCGACAAGCTCGTGCGTTTCGAGGTGTTGAGCTATCAGGATCAGGGGCAGGCAGGCGTTCGCGGCAAGAAAAAGGGTGCGCAGTCCAAGATCAACTGGGACCTGCTCGAGCGCCGCATTGCCTCGAATGAAAAGGCGTACCAGCGCCAGATTATCCGCAAGAAGATCGACGAACTGGTCCAGTACTACGAGCAGTGCCGGCAGGCCCGCGATCTGCCGTCCATTCCCGGCGCCGTGATCATCTCGTGCGACGAGAAGCTGAGCTTCGAACCCTCGGAGAGCGGCTCCTCCCTGGGCCGCCTGAAGGTGCCTGAACGCGAGGGCATCCTGCGCGCCATCGACGGCCAGCACCGGCTGCTCGCCTTGCACGCCGACATCGATCGGTTCGGCGATGAGCCCTTCACGGTGCCGGCCATCATCTTCGACCGCGTGCCGGAAGATCACATCGTCCAGATGTTCGTGACGATCAACGCGAAGCACACCCGCCTCAATGCCTCGCACCTCGTCTCGCTGTCGGGCCGGCAGCTGTATCGCGACGAATCGCTGGCCGCCGCGCACGACGTCGTGCGCGCCTTGAACGATCGCGAAGAGTCGCCCCTTCACGGCGACATCAAATTGCTCGGCGTCGGCAAGGGCCGCGTCGGCCAGGCGCCGCTCGCGCAGGAGCTCAAGAAGCTCTTCGCCGATGAGGCCGCCCTCGGCGGCGCCCGCAAGAGCCAGGAGTTCCGCGAGGAATCGAAGAAGTTCTTCGTCAACTATCTCAAGCAGATTGCCAGCATCTTCGAGTCGGCCTGGAACGGCCGGAAATACAGCATCAAGTCCGCCACCGCCCTGCGCGCGTTCATCCGCGTGGCGCCTGACGTGCTACAGAAGATCGACCAGCAGCATGCCGACCGGACCGACTTCCGCGCCATTGGCCGCGTCATCTCCCCGTGGGGCCGCCGCATCGGCGCGCTTCGTTTCGAAACCGACGGCGCCTGGAAGCGCCAGGGGACGACGGTGGACAACCTGACCAAGGAATTGCGCCTGGCGTTGCAGTACCCGGAGGGTGCGGCGGGCTGA
- a CDS encoding M14 family zinc carboxypeptidase has protein sequence MKKATTKPEFLSPLVDHLPKRAGVPTPKEILGYQIGTEKKLTYVADQQRYFRAIEKALPGRFKTEVVAKTEEGRDIMVVYVSSEANIKNLETNRLNTRKLADPRGLTPAQVQQLIATTKPHYHVSAGLHSAETNPPEAVMELAYRLAVSEEPYIQQIRDNVIVSITGATDVDGRDRYVDWYYAYKVDELYDGGENYGGSPYWGKYVFHDNNRDINYGVDSLRAHLNWYLNWVPPIWHDLHEAQTLMYTFSGQPPQNANLDPILYTELPFFANYEVNKMTGYGMPGVWHFGFVDMWSPGYLGYAAANHNGMLRMYEIFNQGGANTKKARLSGAQTTRQWFRPMPAPAGEVDWSIRNSINYAQTGVLTALELTSKFPTMVVENYYKKSANAMAKGADKPPHAFVIPAGQRDQTQVDRVANLIRRQAIEVHRATAEIKVKEGTFPAGSYLVKLNQPYGPLAKTLLEKQNYPDPSLTTYDDSAWTMGMANNIEVKTIEDKSILDAPATLLTADVTTLGVLADHNGAIGSNDPVYIVRHNGSLNLITLRYRLKDTAIKAAKAAFKVGGDEFPAGSFLIPGSDRARKEIEALGLSAVALQSGPTDVQTVDVDLPRIAMYTTWANTEKVGWVRLAFDRWEIPFDLIHKDHVQAGANLRAKYDVIVMPHQTSGGKSIVYEQPKLSKPLPYRKNDQFKTMGFYAETDDVRGGMGLAGAAELQKFVDEGGVLMTLGVASYFPAEFGLAKGVDAQSPAPGFYAPGPYVNSEILMPNHPVMFGYPQKTLAVRYAGGPLLQAGPPAGFEQFAGSSPERPQVLARFIGGEAGVLSGLMRNPDQTRNRPMVVDAPSGKGRVILYANNPIYRWQTFGEHGMVFNGLLFWNDMPANGAGAKPAVTAAPQ, from the coding sequence GTGAAAAAAGCGACAACCAAGCCGGAGTTTCTGTCGCCGCTGGTCGATCATCTGCCCAAGCGGGCGGGTGTGCCGACGCCGAAGGAGATCCTGGGATACCAGATCGGCACCGAGAAGAAGCTGACCTATGTGGCCGACCAGCAGCGCTACTTCCGCGCGATCGAAAAGGCCCTGCCCGGCCGGTTCAAGACCGAAGTGGTGGCCAAGACCGAAGAAGGCCGCGACATCATGGTGGTGTACGTCTCGTCGGAAGCCAACATCAAGAACCTCGAGACCAATCGCCTGAACACGCGCAAACTGGCCGACCCCCGTGGGTTAACGCCGGCCCAGGTGCAGCAGCTCATCGCCACCACCAAGCCGCACTACCACGTCAGTGCCGGGCTCCACAGCGCCGAGACCAATCCGCCTGAAGCCGTGATGGAACTGGCGTACCGGCTCGCGGTGAGCGAAGAGCCCTACATCCAGCAGATCCGCGACAACGTGATCGTCAGCATCACGGGCGCCACCGACGTGGATGGACGCGACCGCTACGTGGACTGGTACTACGCCTACAAGGTGGACGAACTGTACGACGGCGGCGAAAACTACGGCGGGTCGCCATACTGGGGCAAGTACGTCTTCCACGACAACAACCGCGACATCAACTACGGCGTGGACTCGCTGCGGGCGCATCTCAACTGGTATCTGAACTGGGTGCCGCCGATCTGGCACGACCTCCACGAAGCGCAGACGCTGATGTACACGTTCAGCGGACAGCCGCCGCAGAATGCCAACCTCGACCCGATTCTCTACACGGAACTCCCGTTCTTCGCCAACTACGAAGTCAACAAGATGACCGGCTACGGCATGCCCGGCGTGTGGCACTTCGGGTTCGTCGACATGTGGTCGCCGGGGTACCTCGGCTACGCCGCCGCCAACCACAACGGCATGCTGCGGATGTACGAGATCTTCAACCAGGGCGGCGCCAACACGAAGAAGGCGCGGCTGTCGGGCGCGCAGACGACACGGCAGTGGTTCCGGCCCATGCCGGCGCCGGCCGGCGAAGTGGACTGGTCGATCCGCAACTCCATCAACTACGCCCAGACCGGCGTGCTCACCGCGCTGGAGCTCACGTCCAAGTTCCCGACCATGGTCGTGGAGAACTACTACAAGAAGTCGGCGAACGCGATGGCGAAGGGCGCCGACAAGCCGCCCCATGCGTTCGTCATTCCCGCGGGCCAGCGTGACCAGACGCAAGTGGACCGCGTCGCAAACCTCATCCGCCGGCAGGCCATCGAAGTCCATCGCGCCACCGCGGAGATCAAGGTCAAGGAAGGCACCTTCCCTGCCGGCTCTTACCTCGTGAAGCTGAACCAGCCGTACGGCCCGCTGGCCAAGACGCTGCTCGAGAAGCAGAACTATCCCGATCCCTCGCTGACCACCTACGACGACAGCGCGTGGACGATGGGGATGGCCAACAACATCGAGGTGAAGACCATCGAGGACAAGTCGATCCTCGACGCGCCGGCCACGTTGCTGACGGCTGATGTCACGACCCTCGGCGTACTGGCTGATCACAACGGCGCCATCGGCTCCAACGACCCGGTGTACATCGTCCGGCACAACGGCTCGTTGAACCTGATCACGCTGCGCTACCGGCTGAAAGACACGGCGATCAAGGCGGCGAAGGCCGCGTTCAAGGTCGGCGGCGACGAATTTCCGGCGGGATCGTTCCTGATACCCGGCTCCGACCGCGCGCGCAAGGAGATCGAGGCGCTCGGCCTGTCGGCCGTGGCGCTGCAGTCGGGTCCGACCGACGTGCAGACGGTGGACGTCGATCTCCCGCGCATCGCGATGTACACGACATGGGCAAACACCGAGAAGGTGGGCTGGGTGCGCCTCGCTTTCGATCGGTGGGAGATCCCGTTCGACCTCATTCACAAGGACCACGTGCAGGCCGGCGCGAACCTGCGCGCGAAGTATGACGTAATCGTGATGCCGCACCAGACCAGCGGCGGCAAGTCGATCGTCTACGAGCAGCCGAAACTGTCGAAGCCGCTGCCCTACAGGAAGAACGACCAGTTCAAGACGATGGGCTTCTACGCCGAGACCGACGACGTGCGCGGCGGCATGGGCCTGGCGGGCGCGGCCGAGCTCCAGAAGTTCGTGGACGAGGGCGGCGTGCTGATGACGCTAGGCGTGGCAAGCTACTTCCCCGCCGAATTCGGCCTGGCCAAGGGCGTGGACGCGCAGAGCCCGGCGCCCGGTTTCTACGCGCCCGGCCCGTACGTGAACAGCGAGATCCTGATGCCGAATCATCCGGTGATGTTCGGCTATCCGCAGAAGACGCTGGCCGTGCGCTATGCAGGTGGTCCGCTGCTGCAGGCGGGACCCCCGGCAGGGTTCGAGCAGTTTGCCGGCTCCTCGCCCGAGCGGCCGCAGGTGCTCGCGCGCTTCATCGGCGGCGAGGCCGGCGTGCTCAGCGGGCTGATGCGCAACCCGGATCAGACGCGGAACCGGCCCATGGTCGTGGACGCGCCGTCCGGCAAGGGCCGCGTGATCCTGTACGCGAACAACCCGATCTACCGCTGGCAGACGTTCGGCGAACACGGGATGGTGTTCAACGGGTTGCTGTTCTGGAATGACATGCCGGCAAACGGTGCCGGAGCGAAGCCGGCGGTGACGGCCGCACCGCAATAG
- a CDS encoding DUF4112 domain-containing protein: MLELFLWWLLAAFVFVLAAGVIVYIVARWLFIRVAERMAVEVDRRVGAAATRAFTHLANYANATGIPADEVNRFFGAHIDRVARLMDSAIRLPILGPIGLDAVIGLVPVVGDLAGTAVSLTLIARSLRYGPPAALVSKMLANVVVDLVLGSIPFAGVLADIWFKSNDRNAALMREFLSSHG, translated from the coding sequence ATGCTCGAGTTGTTCCTGTGGTGGCTGCTGGCGGCGTTCGTTTTCGTGCTTGCCGCCGGCGTCATCGTCTACATCGTCGCGCGCTGGCTGTTCATACGGGTGGCGGAGCGCATGGCGGTCGAGGTGGATCGCCGGGTCGGCGCGGCCGCGACGCGCGCGTTCACGCACCTGGCCAACTATGCGAACGCGACCGGCATTCCGGCAGACGAGGTCAACCGCTTCTTCGGCGCGCACATCGATCGAGTCGCGCGTCTCATGGACAGCGCCATCAGGCTGCCCATCCTTGGTCCGATCGGGCTCGATGCCGTCATCGGGCTGGTGCCGGTGGTCGGCGACCTGGCGGGCACCGCCGTCTCGTTGACCCTCATCGCTCGCAGCCTTCGCTACGGTCCGCCCGCCGCGCTGGTGTCGAAGATGCTGGCTAACGTGGTCGTCGATCTCGTGCTCGGCTCGATTCCATTCGCGGGTGTCCTGGCGGACATCTGGTTCAAGTCCAACGATCGCAACGCCGCGCTGATGCGCGAATTCCTCTCCAGTCACGGCTAG